In Sodalis ligni, a single genomic region encodes these proteins:
- the azuC gene encoding stress response protein AzuC: MLASYLNTVKDVPPGAMF, encoded by the coding sequence ATGCTGGCTTCATATCTTAACACTGTAAAAGATGTGCCGCCTGGCGCGATGTTTTAA
- the alaC gene encoding alanine transaminase gives MAESGSPRRFTRIDRLPPYVFNITSELKMAARRRGEDIIDFSMGNPDGPTPPHIVEKLCTVAQREDTHGYSTSRGIPRLRRAISRWYGDRYGVEIDPDSEAIVTIGSKEGLAHLMLATLDHGDTVLVPNPSYPIHIYGAVIAGAQVRSVPLVEGVDFFRELERAIRESIPTPKMMILGFPSNPTAQCVELDFFERVVALARQYGVLVVHDLAYADIVYDGWKAPSIMQVPGAKEIAVEFFTLSKSYNMAGWRIGFMVGNAELVNALARIKSYHDYGTFTPLQVAAIAALEGDQQCVLDIAEQYHQRRDVLVRGLHEAGWMVENPKASMYVWAKIPEHYAAMGSLEFSKKLLSEAKVCVSPGIGFGNYGDTHVRFALIENQDRIRQAVRGIKAMFRADGQLKPSSAKHVADQAL, from the coding sequence ATGGCCGAATCCGGTTCACCACGGCGTTTTACACGCATCGATCGTCTCCCCCCTTATGTATTTAATATCACTTCCGAGCTGAAAATGGCGGCGCGCCGTCGCGGTGAAGATATTATCGATTTCAGCATGGGCAATCCCGACGGGCCGACACCGCCGCACATCGTGGAAAAACTCTGCACCGTGGCTCAGCGCGAAGATACCCATGGTTATTCCACCTCCAGGGGCATTCCGCGTTTGCGGCGGGCGATTTCGCGCTGGTATGGCGATCGCTATGGGGTGGAGATCGATCCTGATAGCGAAGCAATTGTCACCATCGGGTCGAAAGAGGGCCTGGCGCACCTGATGCTGGCCACCCTTGATCATGGCGACACGGTGCTGGTGCCCAATCCCAGCTACCCCATTCATATATATGGCGCGGTGATCGCCGGCGCGCAGGTACGTTCCGTACCGCTGGTGGAGGGCGTGGACTTTTTCCGCGAGCTGGAGCGGGCCATTCGTGAAAGCATTCCCACCCCGAAAATGATGATCCTCGGCTTTCCCTCAAATCCCACCGCTCAATGCGTCGAGCTGGATTTTTTCGAGCGGGTGGTGGCGCTGGCGCGCCAGTATGGGGTCCTGGTGGTCCACGATCTGGCCTATGCCGATATTGTGTATGACGGTTGGAAAGCGCCTTCCATTATGCAGGTACCGGGCGCTAAAGAGATTGCGGTGGAATTCTTTACCCTGTCAAAAAGTTACAATATGGCGGGGTGGCGCATCGGGTTCATGGTGGGGAATGCCGAACTGGTCAACGCGCTGGCGCGCATTAAAAGTTACCACGATTACGGCACCTTCACACCACTGCAAGTGGCCGCCATCGCCGCGCTGGAAGGGGACCAGCAGTGCGTGCTGGATATCGCCGAACAGTATCACCAGCGCCGGGACGTGCTGGTGCGCGGTCTCCATGAGGCGGGCTGGATGGTGGAGAATCCCAAGGCCTCCATGTATGTCTGGGCGAAAATCCCGGAACACTATGCCGCCATGGGTTCGCTGGAATTCTCCAAAAAATTGCTGTCGGAGGCCAAGGTCTGTGTCTCCCCCGGGATCGGTTTCGGTAATTACGGCGATACCCACGTCCGGTTCGCCTTGATTGAGAACCAGGATCGTATCCGGCAGGCGGTGCGGGGCATCAAAGCCATGTTCCGCGCCGACGGGCAATTGAAACCCAGTTCCGCCAAACACGTCGCCGATCAGGCATTATGA
- a CDS encoding Nramp family divalent metal transporter: MLNSRTVDEVKSSGRKIKLSLLGPAFIAAIGYIDPGNFATNIQSGASFGYRLLWVVVWANFMAMLIQLLSAKLGIATGKNLAEHIRDRFPRPAVWAYWIQAEIIAMATDLAEFVGAAIGFKMLLGVSLLQGAILTGIATFLILMLQHRGQKPLEVVIGGLLVFVAAAYIAELFFSQPNIAELGRGMLIPTLPNADSVFLAAGVLGATIMPHVIYLHSSLTQNAMKGTRAQRYSSTKLDVAIAMTTAGFVNLAMMATAAAAFHFSGHAGISDLGEAYLTLTPLLNHTAATVFGLSLVAAGLSSTVVGTMAGQVVMQGFVHFHIPLLVRRLVTMLPSFIVIMAGLDPTRILVLSQVLLSFGIALALVPLLVFTGNRQLMNEMVNTRLVKIIGWCIVVVVVSLNIYLLVCTALA, from the coding sequence ATGTTGAATAGCCGAACCGTTGATGAGGTAAAGAGCTCTGGGCGAAAGATTAAGCTGTCCCTGCTCGGGCCGGCATTCATCGCCGCTATCGGGTACATCGATCCGGGTAACTTCGCCACCAACATCCAGTCCGGGGCCAGCTTCGGCTATCGTCTGCTGTGGGTTGTGGTCTGGGCCAACTTTATGGCCATGCTTATCCAGCTCCTGTCGGCAAAACTGGGCATCGCCACGGGTAAAAACCTCGCCGAGCATATTCGTGACCGGTTTCCGCGTCCGGCGGTGTGGGCTTACTGGATCCAGGCGGAAATTATCGCCATGGCCACCGACCTGGCGGAATTTGTCGGCGCCGCCATCGGCTTCAAGATGCTGCTGGGGGTGTCGCTGCTGCAGGGCGCGATATTAACAGGCATTGCCACCTTCCTGATCCTCATGCTGCAGCACCGGGGCCAGAAACCGCTTGAAGTGGTGATTGGCGGGTTGCTGGTATTCGTCGCCGCCGCGTATATCGCCGAACTGTTTTTTTCCCAACCGAATATCGCCGAGCTGGGCCGGGGTATGCTGATTCCCACCCTGCCGAACGCCGACTCGGTGTTTCTGGCGGCCGGGGTGCTGGGTGCGACCATTATGCCCCATGTTATCTATTTGCACTCGTCGCTGACGCAGAACGCCATGAAGGGCACCCGAGCCCAGCGTTATTCCTCCACCAAACTGGATGTCGCTATCGCCATGACCACCGCCGGGTTTGTTAACCTGGCCATGATGGCCACCGCGGCCGCGGCGTTCCATTTCAGCGGACATGCCGGTATTTCCGATCTGGGCGAAGCTTATCTGACTCTGACGCCGCTGTTGAACCATACCGCGGCGACGGTGTTCGGTCTGAGCCTGGTGGCGGCCGGCCTCTCCTCAACCGTGGTGGGCACCATGGCGGGGCAGGTGGTGATGCAGGGGTTTGTCCATTTCCATATTCCGCTGCTGGTGCGTCGTCTTGTCACCATGCTGCCTTCTTTTATCGTCATCATGGCCGGTTTGGATCCCACCCGAATCCTGGTGTTAAGCCAGGTGCTGCTGAGTTTCGGCATCGCCCTGGCGCTGGTACCGCTGCTGGTCTTTACCGGCAATCGGCAGTTGATGAATGAGATGGTCAATACCCGTCTGGTGAAGATTATCGGCTGGTGCATCGTGGTGGTGGTGGTGTCGCTGAATATCTACCTGCTGGTGTGTACGGCGCTGGCATAA
- the glk gene encoding glucokinase, which translates to MTKYALVGDVGGTNARLALCDVDSGAISHIHTYSSQEYSTLEAVIRHYLEAQKVAAAEACIAIACPITGDRVEMTNNSWTFSIKEMKANLGFALLEVINDFTAVSMAVPVLGEADVEQFGGDKPRPGPIVVYGAGTGLGVCHLLRQDKRWISLPGEGGHVGFAAGSDDEIAVLTQLHAVRGHVSTERVLSGPGLVNIYRSLMFAEGRTPEDLRPSQVTARAIDGSDADCRRALSVLCEIMGRFGGNLALNMGTFGGVYIAGGLVPRFKDFFRASGFRAAFEDKGRFKSYLAAIPVYLITHEQPGLMGAGAHLRQLMGSEL; encoded by the coding sequence ATGACTAAATACGCCCTGGTGGGTGATGTCGGCGGGACAAATGCCCGGTTGGCGCTGTGCGATGTGGACAGCGGGGCAATTTCCCATATCCATACCTATTCTTCCCAGGAATACAGCACCCTTGAAGCCGTGATCCGGCACTATCTCGAGGCGCAGAAGGTTGCCGCCGCCGAAGCCTGTATCGCCATTGCCTGCCCCATTACCGGCGATCGGGTGGAGATGACCAATAATTCCTGGACCTTCTCCATCAAAGAGATGAAAGCGAACCTCGGTTTCGCGCTGTTGGAAGTTATCAATGATTTTACCGCCGTGTCGATGGCGGTACCGGTCTTAGGCGAGGCTGATGTGGAGCAATTCGGCGGCGACAAGCCCCGGCCGGGACCGATCGTGGTCTATGGCGCGGGTACCGGGCTGGGCGTCTGTCATTTGCTGCGTCAGGACAAACGCTGGATAAGTTTGCCCGGCGAGGGTGGGCATGTGGGTTTTGCCGCAGGCAGCGACGATGAAATCGCTGTTCTGACCCAACTGCATGCCGTACGGGGACATGTTTCGACCGAACGGGTACTGTCCGGACCGGGCTTGGTGAATATCTACCGCAGCCTGATGTTCGCCGAGGGCCGGACTCCGGAAGATTTACGTCCATCGCAGGTCACCGCTCGGGCCATTGACGGCTCTGATGCCGACTGTCGCCGCGCGTTGTCGGTATTATGCGAAATCATGGGCCGCTTCGGCGGGAATCTTGCGCTAAACATGGGAACCTTTGGCGGGGTGTATATTGCCGGCGGTCTGGTGCCGCGCTTTAAGGATTTTTTCCGTGCGTCCGGGTTTCGGGCGGCTTTCGAGGATAAGGGCCGTTTCAAAAGTTATCTGGCCGCCATTCCGGTTTATCTGATTACCCATGAGCAGCCGGGCCTGATGGGTGCCGGCGCCCATTTGCGGCAATTGATGGGCAGCGAGCTTTAA
- a CDS encoding NupC/NupG family nucleoside CNT transporter, whose product MSRIFHFILALVVVAILALLVSRDRKNIRLRYIVQLLVIEILLAYFFLNSSIGLGFVQGFSALFDKLLGYAAEGTGFVFGNMNKQGLAFFFLNVLCPIVFISALIGILQHIRLLPWIIRIIGTLLSKVNGMGKLESFNAVSSLILGQSENFIAYKDILGKMSERRMYTMAATAMSTVSMSIVGAYMTMLQPKYVVAALVLNMFSTFVVLSLINPYRVEKEEELQMSNLHAGQSFFEMLGEYILAGFKVAIIVAAMLIGFIAIISAINALFNVIFGISFQGILGYIFFPFAWVMGVPAHEALRVGSIMATKLVSNEFVAMMDLQKIAGQLSPRSEGILSVFLVSFANFSSIGIVAGAIKGLNEHQGNVVSRFGLKLVYGSTLVSVLSAAVTGLVM is encoded by the coding sequence ATGTCCCGGATTTTTCATTTTATTCTCGCCCTTGTCGTCGTGGCGATTTTAGCATTGCTGGTCAGTCGCGATCGTAAAAACATCAGACTGCGCTACATTGTTCAATTGCTGGTGATCGAGATTTTACTTGCTTATTTTTTCCTCAACTCATCGATAGGACTGGGGTTCGTTCAAGGTTTTTCCGCATTATTCGATAAATTATTAGGCTATGCCGCCGAAGGGACCGGCTTCGTTTTTGGCAATATGAACAAACAAGGACTGGCGTTCTTTTTCCTGAACGTTTTATGTCCGATTGTTTTTATCTCGGCGCTGATCGGCATTTTGCAACATATCCGCCTGCTGCCCTGGATTATCCGGATCATCGGTACCCTGCTGTCCAAGGTTAACGGCATGGGTAAATTGGAGTCGTTCAATGCCGTCAGTTCACTGATCCTCGGCCAATCGGAAAATTTCATCGCCTATAAAGATATCCTGGGCAAAATGTCTGAACGCCGGATGTACACCATGGCCGCCACCGCCATGTCAACGGTGTCGATGTCCATCGTCGGCGCCTATATGACCATGCTTCAACCGAAATACGTGGTGGCCGCCCTGGTATTGAATATGTTCAGCACCTTTGTGGTTTTATCGCTGATTAACCCTTACCGAGTCGAGAAGGAAGAAGAGCTGCAGATGAGCAATCTGCACGCGGGACAAAGCTTCTTCGAAATGCTGGGGGAATATATCCTGGCGGGTTTTAAAGTGGCTATCATCGTCGCGGCCATGCTGATTGGTTTTATCGCCATTATTTCCGCTATCAATGCGTTGTTCAACGTCATCTTCGGCATCAGTTTCCAGGGGATATTGGGTTATATCTTCTTCCCGTTCGCCTGGGTAATGGGCGTTCCCGCTCATGAAGCGCTGCGGGTCGGCAGCATCATGGCCACCAAACTGGTATCCAATGAATTTGTCGCCATGATGGATCTGCAAAAAATCGCCGGCCAGCTGTCGCCGCGTTCGGAGGGGATTCTTTCGGTGTTCCTGGTCTCTTTCGCTAACTTTTCCTCCATCGGGATAGTGGCCGGGGCGATTAAAGGCTTGAATGAGCACCAGGGCAATGTGGTTTCGCGCTTCGGTCTGAAGCTGGTCTATGGATCCACTCTGGTTAGCGTGCTGTCCGCGGCCGTTACCGGGCTGGTCATGTAA
- a CDS encoding PAS domain-containing protein, whose product MALTLEQFLTVIGDAVVISDVSGTITAWNPAAERLFGFTAGEALGASLDIIIPERQRQRHWSGYYQTMHTGMTKYGTSLLQVPALKRDGSTISIAFTVALLPGEDSKPALIVAVIRDETARFSEERALRKRLAAAEAEVQSQSPS is encoded by the coding sequence ATGGCACTCACTCTAGAGCAGTTCCTGACGGTGATTGGCGACGCGGTCGTTATTTCCGATGTTTCCGGAACCATCACCGCCTGGAACCCGGCCGCCGAACGGTTGTTCGGCTTCACCGCCGGCGAGGCGTTAGGCGCCTCGCTCGACATCATCATTCCCGAGCGGCAACGCCAGCGGCACTGGTCTGGCTACTACCAGACCATGCATACCGGCATGACGAAGTACGGTACATCACTTCTTCAAGTGCCGGCCTTAAAGCGTGATGGCAGCACCATTTCCATCGCGTTCACCGTGGCTTTGCTGCCTGGGGAGGACAGCAAGCCTGCGTTAATCGTCGCCGTCATCCGCGATGAGACCGCCCGCTTCAGTGAGGAACGCGCATTGCGCAAACGTCTGGCCGCAGCGGAAGCCGAGGTGCAATCTCAGTCGCCTTCGTAG
- the iraP gene encoding anti-adapter protein IraP produces MQNLVIDILRKLAKVDAATKDLIAQVEAQSLLLAALMLTVGKGSSPVMATNIEKAILSAASASEEILQTDVDLLLSHFVRLISVSQFVEVNGEEANAENS; encoded by the coding sequence ATGCAAAACCTTGTCATTGATATCCTGAGAAAATTGGCGAAAGTTGATGCCGCTACCAAGGATTTGATAGCGCAAGTCGAGGCTCAGTCCCTTCTTTTAGCCGCGCTAATGCTAACCGTGGGTAAAGGAAGCTCTCCAGTAATGGCGACCAATATTGAAAAAGCCATACTGTCCGCTGCCAGCGCCAGCGAAGAAATACTGCAAACGGACGTTGATTTGCTGTTGTCGCATTTTGTCCGCTTGATTTCGGTTTCGCAATTCGTTGAAGTGAATGGTGAGGAAGCTAACGCCGAGAACTCGTAA
- the frc gene encoding formyl-CoA transferase, with product MSKALDGIRIIDFTHVQSGPSCTQLLAWMGADVIKIERVGEGDATRKQLRDIPDADSLYFTMLNHNKRAITLNTKTPEGLQVLDSLVKRCDVLVENFAPGALDRMGLTWEHIHASNPRMILASVKGFGPGRYEDCKSYENVAQCAGGAASTTGFDDGPPVVTGAQIGDSGSGLHLALGIVCALYQRHATGRGQKVSVSMQDAVLNLCRVKLRDQQRLERTGVLDEYPQFPDGHFGEAVPRAGNASGGGQPGSILKCKGWETDHNAYIYFITQAAVWPAVCKVIGEESWAEDEGYKTPAARLPKLKSIFGRIEQWTITKTKFEAMEILNHYDIPCSPVLSMKEIAEDDALRANGTIVEVDHPVRGRYTTVGMPIKMSDSPVDITSSPLRGEHTVQVLRELGYGDEAVAALRNKNVI from the coding sequence ATGAGCAAGGCATTGGACGGGATAAGAATTATAGATTTTACCCATGTGCAGTCCGGCCCGAGCTGTACCCAGTTGCTCGCCTGGATGGGCGCCGATGTGATCAAGATAGAGCGCGTCGGCGAGGGGGACGCGACACGCAAGCAATTGCGCGACATTCCCGATGCGGACAGTCTTTACTTTACGATGCTTAACCACAACAAACGTGCGATCACGCTCAACACCAAGACACCCGAGGGCCTACAGGTGTTAGACAGCCTCGTCAAACGTTGTGATGTGCTGGTTGAGAACTTTGCTCCCGGCGCGCTGGACCGCATGGGTCTAACCTGGGAGCATATTCACGCCTCCAATCCACGCATGATCCTCGCGTCGGTCAAGGGCTTCGGGCCGGGTCGCTATGAGGATTGCAAATCCTATGAGAACGTAGCGCAATGCGCGGGCGGCGCCGCGTCAACCACCGGCTTCGACGATGGACCGCCGGTGGTAACAGGTGCGCAGATCGGCGATTCCGGCTCGGGCCTGCATCTCGCCCTTGGCATCGTCTGTGCCCTTTACCAGCGTCACGCTACCGGGCGCGGACAAAAAGTGTCGGTGTCAATGCAAGACGCGGTGCTCAACTTATGCCGTGTCAAACTGCGTGACCAACAAAGGCTGGAACGTACCGGTGTGCTGGATGAGTATCCACAATTCCCCGATGGCCACTTTGGCGAGGCGGTGCCCCGTGCCGGCAATGCCTCCGGCGGCGGCCAGCCGGGATCGATTCTCAAATGCAAGGGGTGGGAAACCGACCACAACGCCTACATCTACTTCATCACCCAAGCAGCGGTCTGGCCGGCGGTGTGCAAAGTGATCGGCGAAGAGAGTTGGGCTGAGGACGAAGGCTACAAAACGCCCGCCGCCCGCCTGCCCAAATTAAAATCGATCTTCGGGCGCATCGAGCAATGGACCATAACCAAGACAAAATTCGAGGCTATGGAAATTCTTAACCATTATGACATACCCTGCAGCCCGGTTCTCTCAATGAAGGAGATTGCCGAGGATGACGCCCTGCGCGCCAATGGCACTATCGTCGAGGTCGATCATCCGGTACGTGGCAGATACACGACGGTTGGCATGCCCATTAAGATGTCTGACAGCCCGGTGGACATCACCTCTTCGCCCTTGCGCGGCGAACATACGGTTCAGGTTTTGCGTGAGTTGGGCTATGGCGACGAGGCGGTGGCGGCCCTGCGCAACAAAAACGTGATTTGA
- the frc gene encoding formyl-CoA transferase: MSNNKSLPLAGVKIIDFTHVQAGPACTQMLAWFGADVIKIERPGSGDITRNQLRDIPNADALYFTMLNSNKRSLTLDTKKPEGKDVLIKLIKESDVMVENFGPGALDRMGFTWEYIQELNPRMILASVKGFSEGHHYEHLRAYENVAQCAGGAASTTGWWKGENSGPTISAAALGDSNTGMHLAIGILTAYIGRQKTGKGQKVACAMQDAVLNLCRVKMRDQLRLDKVGYLEEYPQYPHEPFTDVVPRGGNAGGGGQPGWILKCLGWETDPNAYIYFTVQDLVWTPICDAIERPEWREDPAYTTPKARQPHIMDIFAAIEHFILTAGKNKYQAVDYFGKFGIPCAPVMSMKELLHDKSLLASGSIVEVPHKVRGSYWTVGCPIKFSDLKPEVTASPLLGEHTDEVLAELGYSKEQIAVIHTSKAV; encoded by the coding sequence ATGAGTAATAACAAAAGTTTACCTTTGGCCGGCGTTAAAATCATCGACTTCACCCATGTTCAAGCCGGCCCTGCGTGTACACAAATGCTGGCCTGGTTCGGCGCGGACGTGATCAAAATCGAACGTCCTGGCTCAGGTGACATAACCCGTAATCAATTGCGCGATATTCCCAATGCGGACGCGCTTTATTTCACCATGCTCAACAGCAACAAGCGTTCACTGACGCTGGATACCAAGAAGCCCGAAGGCAAGGACGTCCTGATTAAGCTAATCAAAGAGAGTGATGTGATGGTTGAGAACTTCGGTCCCGGCGCGCTGGATCGAATGGGTTTCACTTGGGAATACATTCAAGAACTGAACCCGCGCATGATTCTCGCCTCTGTTAAGGGTTTTAGCGAAGGTCATCATTACGAACACCTGAGGGCCTATGAGAATGTTGCACAATGTGCCGGTGGTGCAGCCTCCACCACCGGCTGGTGGAAGGGAGAAAATTCCGGTCCGACAATTTCGGCGGCGGCATTAGGCGACAGCAACACCGGCATGCACTTGGCCATCGGAATCCTTACCGCCTATATTGGCCGCCAGAAGACCGGCAAAGGGCAGAAAGTCGCCTGTGCCATGCAAGACGCCGTACTCAACCTCTGCCGTGTCAAGATGCGCGACCAGCTTCGTTTGGACAAAGTGGGCTACCTGGAAGAGTATCCGCAGTACCCCCATGAACCCTTCACGGACGTCGTACCGCGCGGCGGCAATGCCGGCGGCGGCGGCCAACCTGGCTGGATTCTCAAGTGCCTGGGCTGGGAGACCGATCCTAACGCTTACATCTACTTTACGGTACAAGACCTGGTATGGACCCCTATTTGCGACGCGATAGAGCGTCCGGAATGGAGGGAAGACCCCGCCTACACGACGCCGAAGGCGCGTCAGCCGCACATTATGGATATTTTTGCCGCCATTGAACATTTCATTTTGACCGCGGGCAAGAACAAGTATCAAGCGGTGGATTATTTCGGTAAGTTCGGCATCCCCTGTGCGCCGGTGATGTCGATGAAAGAACTGCTGCACGATAAATCACTGCTGGCGAGCGGTTCCATCGTCGAGGTACCGCACAAAGTGCGCGGCAGCTATTGGACCGTCGGTTGCCCGATCAAATTCTCCGATCTCAAGCCTGAAGTGACCGCCTCGCCGCTGCTGGGTGAGCACACCGACGAAGTGCTGGCTGAACTGGGCTACTCAAAAGAGCAGATTGCGGTCATTCACACATCCAAAGCAGTATAA
- a CDS encoding aspartate/glutamate racemase family protein: protein MKTLGLLGGMSWESTLPYYRMINQGISERLGGLHSASLLLCSLDFADIAQMQAGGEWRRAGQLLADKAVALQQAGAEAIVLCTNTMHKVADNIEQACTLPLLHIADATGRVINRQGLRRVGLLGTRFTMQEDFYRQRLAQSHGIEVVVPDDHDSDIIHRVIFEELCLGRIRPESREAYARIIAKLESQGIEGLILGCTEIGLLISQDDAAVPLFDTTAIHAASAVAFALGDEG, encoded by the coding sequence ATGAAAACGCTCGGACTGCTCGGCGGCATGAGCTGGGAATCTACCTTACCCTATTATCGTATGATCAACCAAGGGATTAGCGAGCGGCTGGGCGGCTTGCATTCCGCCAGCCTGCTTCTTTGCAGCCTGGATTTCGCCGACATCGCGCAAATGCAGGCCGGCGGGGAGTGGCGCCGTGCCGGGCAACTGCTGGCGGATAAAGCGGTAGCGTTACAGCAGGCGGGCGCGGAGGCTATTGTGTTATGTACCAACACAATGCATAAAGTGGCGGATAATATAGAACAGGCTTGTACCTTGCCTTTGCTGCATATCGCCGATGCCACCGGCCGGGTCATAAACCGTCAAGGGCTGCGCCGGGTGGGATTGCTGGGCACCCGCTTCACCATGCAAGAGGATTTTTACCGCCAACGGCTGGCGCAATCCCACGGTATCGAGGTTGTGGTTCCGGATGATCATGACAGCGATATTATCCACCGGGTGATTTTCGAGGAGTTATGCCTTGGCCGGATCCGTCCCGAATCCCGTGAGGCTTATGCACGTATCATCGCCAAACTTGAGAGCCAAGGCATTGAGGGGCTCATTCTGGGTTGCACCGAGATAGGATTGTTAATCAGTCAGGACGACGCCGCCGTACCCTTGTTCGATACTACGGCGATTCATGCCGCCTCGGCCGTTGCGTTTGCGCTGGGAGACGAAGGGTAA
- the mgrA gene encoding L-glyceraldehyde 3-phosphate reductase: MVYLASPTRYEDMVYRRCGASGLELPAVSLGLWHNFGDITRFENSRNMVRRAFDLGITHFDLANNYGPPPGSAEENFGRLLREDLHPYRDELIISTKAGYTMWPGPYGDWGSKKYLVSSLNQSLRRMGLDYVDIFYHHRPDTATPLLETMTALDLLVRQGKALYIGLSNYPAELARQAFKILQDLGTPCLIHQPKYSMFERWVEPELLDVLADSGVGSIAFSPLAGGLLTDRYLDGIPEDSRVATGSHFLTKERLDSRTMDKVRGLNAIALARGQKLSQMALAWILRGDRVTSVLIGASKPEQIEDAVGMLSNREFSADELSQIDAILG; the protein is encoded by the coding sequence ATGGTTTATTTGGCCAGTCCTACCCGTTATGAGGACATGGTTTATCGTCGCTGCGGTGCCAGCGGCCTTGAGCTTCCGGCGGTGTCACTAGGACTGTGGCATAATTTTGGCGATATAACCCGGTTTGAAAACAGCCGCAATATGGTGCGTCGCGCTTTCGATCTGGGTATTACCCATTTCGACCTTGCCAATAATTACGGGCCGCCTCCAGGTTCGGCGGAAGAAAATTTCGGCCGTTTGCTGCGTGAGGACTTGCATCCCTACCGCGACGAGCTGATCATTTCCACCAAAGCGGGTTACACCATGTGGCCGGGGCCTTACGGCGATTGGGGATCTAAAAAATACCTGGTATCAAGCCTTAACCAGAGCCTGCGGCGCATGGGCCTGGATTATGTGGATATCTTTTATCACCACCGTCCCGATACCGCCACGCCGCTGCTTGAAACCATGACCGCCCTGGATCTGCTGGTGCGCCAGGGCAAGGCTTTATATATCGGATTGTCGAATTACCCGGCGGAGCTGGCCCGGCAGGCATTCAAGATTCTGCAGGATTTGGGCACCCCGTGCCTGATACACCAACCCAAATACTCGATGTTCGAGCGGTGGGTCGAACCGGAATTACTGGATGTGCTGGCGGATTCCGGCGTTGGCTCCATCGCCTTCTCACCGCTGGCGGGCGGTCTGCTTACCGATCGTTATCTGGACGGTATTCCGGAGGATTCGCGGGTGGCTACCGGCAGTCATTTCCTGACCAAGGAACGGCTGGATAGCCGGACGATGGATAAAGTGCGCGGGCTGAACGCCATCGCCCTTGCCAGGGGACAAAAATTGTCGCAAATGGCCTTGGCCTGGATACTGCGCGGCGACCGGGTGACATCGGTACTTATCGGCGCCAGCAAGCCGGAACAAATCGAGGATGCGGTGGGCATGCTGTCCAACCGCGAGTTCAGCGCAGACGAACTGAGCCAGATAGACGCCATCCTGGGCTGA
- a CDS encoding CPBP family intramembrane glutamic endopeptidase, with the protein MWVLLAAALTCGAFPRLDRRITAAVFFTALLLAVYEKILGWPAILALIFFLLTAAAKNFFRSSRAFTVGGEVLLLLCSLGLFMHLFPGFHNPRVVDNIAIGPLSARFSLYLNIDKALVPVLLLACMPTLLSRPVPTHPRWFYWAGLALSIFALLCLATLLGGLRVEPHFPPWLGWFILSNFFFVALAEEALFRGYLMQRLQDWTHNPAIALGVSSLLFGLAHTAGGWMLVLFATLAGVIYGLAWLWSGKLWVSTLFHFLLNLIHLLFLPILLSARRINFCQIYSVI; encoded by the coding sequence ATGTGGGTACTTCTGGCCGCCGCACTCACCTGCGGAGCCTTCCCCCGTTTGGATCGGCGAATCACCGCGGCTGTTTTTTTCACGGCCTTGCTCCTGGCGGTGTATGAAAAGATTTTGGGCTGGCCGGCGATACTGGCGCTGATTTTCTTCCTATTGACGGCGGCGGCTAAAAATTTTTTCCGCAGCAGCCGAGCATTCACCGTCGGCGGCGAAGTCCTTCTTTTACTTTGCAGTCTGGGATTGTTTATGCACCTGTTCCCGGGTTTTCATAATCCCCGCGTCGTCGACAATATAGCCATAGGTCCCTTGAGCGCCCGATTCAGTTTGTATCTCAATATTGATAAAGCATTGGTGCCGGTCTTGCTGCTGGCATGTATGCCCACATTGTTATCAAGACCAGTGCCGACGCATCCACGCTGGTTTTATTGGGCGGGACTGGCACTGAGCATATTTGCCTTGCTCTGTCTGGCGACCCTGCTTGGCGGGCTTCGTGTTGAGCCCCATTTTCCCCCTTGGCTGGGTTGGTTTATTCTGTCCAACTTTTTTTTTGTCGCCCTGGCGGAAGAAGCATTGTTTCGTGGTTATCTGATGCAGCGTTTACAGGACTGGACTCATAATCCCGCCATTGCCCTGGGCGTATCGTCGCTGCTATTCGGGTTGGCGCATACAGCCGGCGGCTGGATGTTGGTACTGTTTGCCACCCTGGCCGGAGTTATTTATGGTTTGGCCTGGTTATGGAGCGGCAAATTATGGGTTTCGACGTTGTTTCATTTCCTGCTTAATCTGATACATCTGTTATTTTTACCTATCCTTTTATCGGCCCGGCGGATAAACTTTTGTCAAATTTATAGCGTCATATAA